In Flavobacterium sp. GSB-24, the genomic window TATCATTTTTAGTTCGCGTTTTTAAGTTGAGCATTTTTCATAGCCATTTCTAAAGGCATCACTAATTTGTCTTTTCCGAAAATGAAATCTTCTCTTTCGTAACTTGCAGGAACTAAAACTTTAGAAGTAGTTAAGTAAATAGCGTCTTTTGGACAAGCTTCTTCACACAAACCACAAAAAATACAACGAAGCATATTTATCTCATAAATCTCAGCGTATTTTTCTTCTCTATACAAATGTTTTTCATCCGGTTTACGCTCAGCAGCTTTCATTGTAATGGCTTCTGCAGGACATGACAAGGCACATAATCCGCAGGCAGTACAGTTTTCACGACCTTGCTCATCGCGTTTCAACATATGCTGACCACGATAAACTGGACTCATTGTACGCAC contains:
- a CDS encoding NADH-quinone oxidoreductase subunit I; the encoded protein is MSIETISLSGRKKMVSNKEMTFLERLYLVAIVKGLFITLKHLFRKKVTIHYPEQVRTMSPVYRGQHMLKRDEQGRENCTACGLCALSCPAEAITMKAAERKPDEKHLYREEKYAEIYEINMLRCIFCGLCEEACPKDAIYLTTSKVLVPASYEREDFIFGKDKLVMPLEMAMKNAQLKNAN